The Verrucomicrobiota bacterium region CGGCCCACACCCCAAGGTAATGAACTCGACCTGCGATACGCGTAAGCGCTTTCGGCCCGATGGCAGCTTTGCCTGCAATAAATCCTTTTGAAACTGCTTGGTTCCCGCGATTTCTTCGGCGCCGCAAACCTTTCCGAGCCAGCCGGTTTGGAGAGTCCGGAAATATCCGAGCTGGTGACATTGCGGCAGCCCTCTATCCATGTAGCCGCCCGTCCGCGACCATGGTTTTTTGCGGCGACCCTGTACCCTCGGTGATTGTTGCCGATAACGCCATTAACACTCAAATGATGAACGGAACCTGCGCGGATCTTGGGCGCGATGGGGACCCGCTTGCTCCTGGGACATGACACAACGGCAGATAATTAGGGAGGCGTGGCGCCTGGCCAAACCTTATTGGGCGGGCGAAGAGAAGGGAGTGGCTTGGGGTCTGCTCCTCGCCGTGATAGGTCTCAACCTCAGCAATGTTTATATCAGCGTCCGGATGAATGAATGGAACAAGGCGTTCTACAACGCGTTCCAGAATTTCAGCACGCCCGAGCTCTTTCGGGAGTTTGGGGTCTTCTGCGTCCTGGTTATTTTCGCCATCTCTATCTCGGTTTACGCAGTCTATCTCAACCAAATGCTCTACCTGCGTTGGCGCCGCTGGCTGACCCGGAAACACCTCGCGGCCTGGCTCGACCAACGTGCCTATTATCAGCTGCAGCTTCTAAGCGAGACGGATAACCCCGACCAGCGTATCTCGGAGGATATCGGCCAATTCACGGCCTACTTGATGAGTCTGTCGGTCGGTCTGATTTCGTCCTTGGCCTCGTTCTCCTCATTTATGGCCATCCTCTGGGGCCTTTCCGGGGCTGCGGTAATCCCGCTCGGATCGTTGGGGATCGTACGCATTCCGGGTTTTCTGGTCTGGGCGGCATTGCTTTACGCCGGGATCGGAACCTGGATTACGGTCAGGATCGGCAGGCCGCTGGTGGCGTTAAATTATGATCGGCAGCGCTACGAAGCTGACTTCCGCTTCAGCCTCGTGCGCCTCCGCGAGAACGCAGAGCGCGTCGCAATCTACGGCGGCGAGCAGGTTGAACTCGGCGTCTTCAACCGGCGGTACCAGAGCATATTTGAGAATTTCTGGCGGATCATGAAAAGGCAAAGGGTTCTGGGCTGGTTTACTTCCGGCTATTCCCAGGTTGCGCCGATCTTTCCGATGGTCCTCATCGCGCCGCATTACTTTGCGAAAACGATCACGCTGGGCGGCCTGATGCAGGTGGTCAACGCCTTTACAAACGTTCATAGCTCACTCTCGTTTATTATCAGCAGCTACCCTGATATCGCCGCCTTGCAGGCTGTGACGGAGCGCCTGAGTAATTTTGACAAACGTTTGCTTGCGATCCGTGAGCAAATTGACCTGCAACCGCAAATCCTCATTCGCCGTCCCGATATGTCCGGCGGCGTTGCGGTCCGAGACCTGGACGTCGATCTCCCGTCCGATACGGCCCTCTTGCGTGGGGTGTCATTTGCGGTCGGTCCCGGACAGGCCCTCCTAATCACGGGTCCGGCTGGCGCTGGAAAAAGCACGCTTCTGCGGACGATCACGGGCCTGTGGCCTTTCTGCCGCGGCGAGGTCGAACTCGGCACCGGTTCAATCCTCTTTGTGCCCCAATCGCCTTATGTTCCGCTCGGCACCCTTGGCGCCACGCTGCTTTACCCGAGCGACGAGGCAAGCGGCGTGCCGGCTGCGCGCCTTCGGGCGGTGCTCGAGGAGGTCGGGCTCGGCGCCCTGGAAAAGGAACTTCATCGGGATCAGAACTGGTCGGGACGTCTCTCTGTCGGTGAGCAACAACGCCTGGCTTTTGCCCGCATTCTGCTTGCCGAGCCGGCCATCGTGCTTTTGGATGAAGCAACCTCGGCGCTCGACAGCCGGGCCGAATCGCAACTTTACAGCCTCTTGCGTAGTGCGCCCTGGCGTCCTACCGTCCTGAGCACAAGCCATCGAACAACCCTGCGCCGATTCCATGACAAGGTCCTGGATCTCGCCGCATTTGGTCCATCTCCAATCGAGTCCGCTGAGCGAAGTGAGCAGTTTACGATGCTCACCTTGGCCGAAAGCTCGCTCCAAAAGCCGGGTGAAGCGGTGCTGCAACGTTGAGGAGTAGCGGCGTAAATTCGGGTGCTACTCGGACAATAGCTCGGCGCCTTCCAATGCCAGTAAACGCGTTTTGGTGCGAACCCCGCCCGGCGCCGAAAACCCGGTCATTTTACCCTTCGCGCCTACGACCCGATGGCACGGCACCACGAGTGGCCACGGATTGCTCGCGAGCGCCACGCCCACGTCTCGTGGCCCCTCGGGACCAAGCGCAAGCGCGTCGGCAATCTGGCCGTAAGTACTTTTGAAGCCCGGTTTAATCGCCTGCGCCTGCCGATAAACGGTCTGTTGGAAAGCACTCACGCGTGACCAGTCCAGCGGCGTATCGGCGAAGTCCTGCAGTTTGCCCTCGAAATGCCTTTGCACCCGCGTGACGATCCGCTGCACCCACTCCGGCGGCGCCCCTCCCAAGGGTTTGGCGCCACTCTTCCATGTAAGGTGTTGTCGCGCGCGCGCGTCGGCCGCCTCGGGCAGCTGAAAGCCGCTAAGTCCGGTGTCGTTCCACGCGAGTCCGCAAACGCCGAAAGCGGTTGGAAACAGGATGTGGGGCATAACCAAAGATCAGAGTCAACGTTCGGCAGACAGAAACTTTCGCTGCAGCACGGCCAAACGCAAGGCCCGGGATGGCGTTTGGCACGGAACAAAACCTGACCTAACCTGAATTCATGCCATACCCAACTTCTCGAATCCATCGTGCTTGGGAACTCTTTGTCGCACTCGTGGCCGCTACAAAATCGGCTGCGAGCAACCGCTCCGGCCTCGAGAAGAGCGCCGGCCGGATCCCTGGGGCTTTTTTCCTCGAGAACCTGGCTCGCGAGGCCTACATCGCCGCAGACGCTTTCGAAACAGTCTCCCGGGACAGAATGCCTGAAGGGTACGGCGGCGCCGGGAGCGTCGCAAACGCTGCGCTCGATGTCCAAACTTCCGCTCAGCCTTCTGAAATGCCGACGGACACAGAATCCGCTCAGGAAATGATGGAGGCTTTCCAGAAAGCGGGGCAGGCCGTCGTTCGGGAAAAAACTGACCATGATTTCGGTTCGGAAACTTGATGACAAAACGTTCGAAGTGTCGGTGACGGCGGGCGATACAGCGACCCTCCACCGTGTGACCCTCCGGGGCGCGGACAGGGTGTACCTGGCGGGAACTGACACCGATGCCGAGCGCCTCATTGAGGAGAGTTTCCGTTTTCTGCTGGATCGGGAGCCCAACACGAGCATCTTGGGGCGCTTTGATCTCCCGGTGATCGGCCAGTACTTTCCGGAGTATGCCGGTGAGATGCAGCGCCGGTTCGGTATCCGCTGAACTGGGCGGCTAACGCGCTGTTTCCCGTTACCAGCAACCAGCGCGGCCGGATGCGTCGCGGCCTCAAAGCGTCACCATGACATC contains the following coding sequences:
- a CDS encoding ABC transporter ATP-binding protein/permease; protein product: MTQRQIIREAWRLAKPYWAGEEKGVAWGLLLAVIGLNLSNVYISVRMNEWNKAFYNAFQNFSTPELFREFGVFCVLVIFAISISVYAVYLNQMLYLRWRRWLTRKHLAAWLDQRAYYQLQLLSETDNPDQRISEDIGQFTAYLMSLSVGLISSLASFSSFMAILWGLSGAAVIPLGSLGIVRIPGFLVWAALLYAGIGTWITVRIGRPLVALNYDRQRYEADFRFSLVRLRENAERVAIYGGEQVELGVFNRRYQSIFENFWRIMKRQRVLGWFTSGYSQVAPIFPMVLIAPHYFAKTITLGGLMQVVNAFTNVHSSLSFIISSYPDIAALQAVTERLSNFDKRLLAIREQIDLQPQILIRRPDMSGGVAVRDLDVDLPSDTALLRGVSFAVGPGQALLITGPAGAGKSTLLRTITGLWPFCRGEVELGTGSILFVPQSPYVPLGTLGATLLYPSDEASGVPAARLRAVLEEVGLGALEKELHRDQNWSGRLSVGEQQRLAFARILLAEPAIVLLDEATSALDSRAESQLYSLLRSAPWRPTVLSTSHRTTLRRFHDKVLDLAAFGPSPIESAERSEQFTMLTLAESSLQKPGEAVLQR
- a CDS encoding methylated-DNA--[protein]-cysteine S-methyltransferase, with translation MPHILFPTAFGVCGLAWNDTGLSGFQLPEAADARARQHLTWKSGAKPLGGAPPEWVQRIVTRVQRHFEGKLQDFADTPLDWSRVSAFQQTVYRQAQAIKPGFKSTYGQIADALALGPEGPRDVGVALASNPWPLVVPCHRVVGAKGKMTGFSAPGGVRTKTRLLALEGAELLSE